Part of the Sphingomonas morindae genome, GGTCCGGAATGCGCGCGAACATCTCCTTGGTGAAGTCCGCGAGCAGGGTCAGGATGGCGCCGCCGAACAGCGCGATGCACAGCGCCACCACCAGCAGCTTGGGCACGAAGGCGAGCGTCTGCTCCTGGATCGAGGTCGCCGCCTGGATCATGCCCAGCACCAGCCCGGCGACCAGCGCCGGTATCAGGATCGGCATGCAGGCCAGCGCCAGCACCCACAGCGCGTGCTGCGCGACGCCGACGAAATAGTCCGTGCCGATCGCCGGTTCCATGCCGCTATCCGAAGCTCGAGGCGAGGCTGCCCATCGTCAGCGCCCATCCATCGACGAGCACGAACAGCAGCAGCTTGAACGGCATCGAGATGATCTGCGGCGAGAGCATCATCATGCCGAGCGACATCAGCGTCGAGGCCACCACCAGATCGATCACCAGAAACGGCAGGAAGATCAGGAAGCCGATCTGGAAGGCGGTCTTCAGCTCGGAGGTGACGAAGGCGGGCAGCAGGATCGAGAAGGGGATATCCGCCGGCGTGGCGAATTTGGGCGCGTGCGCGATGGTGCTGAACAGCTGGAGATCGGTCTGGCGGACCTGGCGCAGCATGAAGCCGCGCAGCACCGTGCCCGAATTGGCGATCGCCTGCTCGATCGGGATGCGGCCCTGGCCATAGGGGGTGACGGCGCCGCGGTTGATCTCGTCGATCGCCGGTCGCATCACGAACAAAGTGAGGAAAAGCGACAGGCCGACCAGCACCTGGTTGGGCGGCGTCTGCTGCAAGCCCAGCGCCTGGCGCAGGATCGACAGCACGATGATGATGCGCGTGAAGCTCGTCATCATCAGCACCAGCGACGGCAGCACCGTCAACAGGCTCAT contains:
- the fliQ gene encoding flagellar biosynthesis protein FliQ — translated: MEPAIGTDYFVGVAQHALWVLALACMPILIPALVAGLVLGMIQAATSIQEQTLAFVPKLLVVALCIALFGGAILTLLADFTKEMFARIPDLLQ
- the fliP gene encoding flagellar type III secretion system pore protein FliP (The bacterial flagellar biogenesis protein FliP forms a type III secretion system (T3SS)-type pore required for flagellar assembly.) translates to MAPERARSPAQAWLKPALLLALALVVALLWSHVAHAQPAAPAAAPGTGVPAAPGAAQTGALNRALGQISGEGRPLSLSLQILILMSLLTVLPSLVLMMTSFTRIIIVLSILRQALGLQQTPPNQVLVGLSLFLTLFVMRPAIDEINRGAVTPYGQGRIPIEQAIANSGTVLRGFMLRQVRQTDLQLFSTIAHAPKFATPADIPFSILLPAFVTSELKTAFQIGFLIFLPFLVIDLVVASTLMSLGMMMLSPQIISMPFKLLLFVLVDGWALTMGSLASSFG